A window of the Streptomyces sp. Ag109_O5-10 genome harbors these coding sequences:
- a CDS encoding DUF4253 domain-containing protein, which translates to MTFALPDGLPPGRFVSLGPTSVWVSDGFPGDVRHLWPRLLDGRREHGLSPLLCRLDEMGKPLGPEEVDAVRLDEVLAADFAEYRRKRLPFWTNPTPAPVPEEEEEGIEPWPHDPGPPFAHWPGLAPHMPVTSAWPTPEEAASGLVSELVETAPYGLRDCRLVLVPARRGSDALAVTGWSAEAPLPLLCALLRSWEDRFGAEAVAVFGSELNVSVARPPVETEHANLLALEHVLSTADNIVDDPPTPFPEYAADLVGRASWSFWWD; encoded by the coding sequence ATGACATTCGCGCTGCCCGACGGTCTGCCTCCCGGCCGGTTCGTGTCCCTCGGCCCCACGTCGGTGTGGGTCTCCGACGGCTTTCCGGGCGACGTCCGACACCTGTGGCCCCGCCTGCTGGACGGGCGGAGGGAACACGGCCTGTCTCCGCTCCTGTGCCGGCTCGACGAGATGGGGAAGCCGCTCGGCCCGGAAGAGGTCGACGCCGTCCGCCTCGACGAGGTGCTGGCCGCGGACTTCGCCGAGTACCGACGCAAGAGGCTGCCGTTCTGGACGAACCCCACGCCGGCCCCGGTACCGGAGGAGGAAGAGGAAGGGATCGAGCCGTGGCCGCACGACCCCGGACCGCCCTTCGCGCACTGGCCGGGCCTGGCACCGCACATGCCGGTCACGTCCGCCTGGCCGACCCCCGAGGAGGCCGCGTCGGGCCTGGTGTCCGAGCTCGTGGAGACGGCCCCCTACGGGCTGCGCGACTGCCGCCTCGTCCTCGTTCCCGCCCGTCGCGGCAGCGACGCCCTGGCGGTGACCGGCTGGTCCGCGGAGGCGCCGCTGCCCCTGCTCTGCGCACTCCTGCGCAGCTGGGAGGACCGCTTCGGTGCCGAGGCCGTGGCGGTGTTCGGCAGCGAGCTGAACGTCTCGGTCGCGAGACCTCCCGTCGAGACGGAGCACGCGAACCTGCTTGCTCTGGAGCACGTGCTGTCGACCGCGGACAACATCGTCGACGACCCGCCCACGCCGTTCCCCGAGTACGCGGCGGACCTCGTGGGACGGGCTTCCTGGTCGTTCTGGTGGGACTAG
- the glpR gene encoding gephyrin-like molybdotransferase receptor GlpR, with protein MSSSGLIYAVIVGAWAAYLVPMWLRRQDELNEARPTERFSTAIRLLSGRAGMERRYARDLRARSASEGEQDAGEPDAATDSVDVRSFALPPTRRQVRADVQPERGPEAPGRQEPARDRTVTPAATSAPPRRAATASVPAPASAPTPVPKSGSVPARKQIPTPRRAPSAQAAAERARRSKALARRRRTTVMLFVAFTLGAIVAAVGGLAFLWAPGVPAVMLSAYIAYLRTQERRRFAYQMDRRQAEAAAQRLRERQPRRRAPLDPAGVGADEPEEGPATGTDPGLSALAADRRALVEQTDHAEWVDQQRERQRRPGRGDSWEPVPVPLPTYVTAPVAPRATSDVDLGAPDAWSSARSSTVAPEQETRPAAPEAEEAESADDDSTAPADGRTDARRAASARRARERGRTPLFDQYDDGDRPRAANE; from the coding sequence GTGAGCAGCAGCGGCCTCATCTACGCAGTCATTGTCGGGGCCTGGGCCGCCTACTTGGTGCCGATGTGGCTCCGTAGGCAGGACGAGCTGAACGAGGCCCGTCCGACGGAACGCTTCAGCACCGCCATCCGGCTGCTGTCCGGACGGGCGGGGATGGAGCGTCGGTACGCCAGGGACCTGCGGGCGCGCTCCGCCTCGGAGGGGGAGCAGGACGCCGGCGAACCGGACGCCGCCACCGACTCGGTGGACGTCCGGTCCTTCGCCCTGCCTCCGACCCGCCGTCAGGTCCGGGCGGACGTCCAGCCCGAGAGGGGGCCGGAGGCGCCCGGACGCCAGGAACCGGCGCGCGACCGGACGGTCACGCCGGCGGCCACGTCCGCGCCCCCCCGCCGGGCGGCCACCGCATCCGTACCGGCCCCGGCATCCGCCCCCACGCCTGTGCCCAAGTCGGGCTCCGTGCCCGCCCGCAAGCAGATCCCGACCCCCCGGCGCGCGCCCTCCGCACAGGCGGCCGCGGAACGCGCCCGGCGCTCGAAGGCGCTCGCCCGCCGTCGGCGCACCACCGTCATGCTCTTCGTCGCCTTCACGCTGGGCGCGATCGTCGCCGCCGTCGGCGGACTGGCGTTCCTGTGGGCGCCGGGCGTGCCCGCCGTCATGCTCAGCGCCTACATCGCCTATCTGCGGACGCAGGAGCGCCGACGCTTCGCCTATCAGATGGACCGGCGTCAGGCCGAGGCCGCCGCACAGCGGTTGCGGGAGCGCCAGCCGCGCCGGCGTGCGCCCCTCGACCCGGCCGGCGTCGGCGCGGACGAACCGGAGGAGGGACCAGCGACCGGGACCGACCCCGGCCTGTCCGCGCTCGCCGCCGACCGGCGCGCCCTCGTCGAGCAGACCGACCACGCCGAGTGGGTCGACCAGCAGCGCGAGCGGCAGCGGCGGCCCGGGCGCGGCGACAGCTGGGAGCCGGTGCCGGTGCCCCTGCCGACCTACGTGACCGCACCGGTCGCGCCGCGCGCCACCTCCGACGTGGACCTGGGGGCGCCGGACGCGTGGAGCTCGGCGCGCTCCAGCACCGTCGCGCCGGAGCAGGAGACCAGGCCGGCGGCGCCCGAGGCGGAGGAGGCGGAGTCCGCCGACGACGACAGCACGGCACCGGCCGACGGCCGGACCGACGCCCGCCGCGCCGCCTCCGCCCGCCGGGCGCGCGAGCGCGGCCGCACGCCCCTCTTCGACCAGTACGACGACGGCGACCGCCCCCGCGCGGCCAACGAATGA
- a CDS encoding NAD(P)/FAD-dependent oxidoreductase, with product MAQHEHVRVAVIGSGFGGLGAAVRLRREGITDFVVLERAGSVGGTWRDNSYPGCACDVPSHLYSFSFAPNPDWPRTFSGQEHIRAYLEHVTDVFGLRPHLRFDAEVKRMTWDAEALRWDIETAAGTFSADVVVSATGPLSDPKIPAIPGLDSFPGKVFHSARWDHDYDLRGKRVAMVGTGASAIQIVPAVQPEVDRLTLFQRTPPWVMPRADRAISAAERRLHRALPFTTRARRGLLWGIRELQVQAFTKHPDELGLVESLAKRNMARAIKDPALRAKLTPDYRIGCKRILLSSTYYPALAQPNVDVVASGLSEVRGSKVVAADGTSAEVDAIIFGTGFHVTDMPIAERVVGADGRTLAETWKGGMEALRGASAAGFPNWMTIIGPNTGLGNSSMILMIESQLNYMADYLRQLRVLGGRAALDARPAAVAAWNHTVQERMKRTVWNTGGCTSWYLDASGRNTTIWPGTTTEFRRATQRVDLAEYDVIRAPLPGGSAGGSDMAGAEVGA from the coding sequence ATGGCCCAGCACGAGCATGTACGGGTGGCGGTGATCGGGTCCGGCTTCGGCGGGCTGGGCGCGGCCGTGCGGTTGCGCAGGGAGGGGATCACCGACTTCGTCGTCCTGGAACGGGCCGGCAGCGTCGGCGGTACCTGGCGGGACAACAGCTATCCGGGGTGCGCCTGCGACGTGCCCTCCCACCTGTACTCCTTCTCCTTCGCACCCAACCCCGACTGGCCGCGCACCTTCTCCGGGCAGGAGCACATCCGCGCCTACCTGGAGCACGTCACGGACGTGTTCGGGCTCCGGCCCCACCTCCGCTTCGACGCCGAGGTCAAGCGGATGACCTGGGACGCGGAGGCGCTGCGCTGGGACATCGAGACCGCCGCCGGCACCTTCTCCGCCGACGTGGTCGTCTCCGCCACCGGGCCGCTGTCCGACCCGAAGATCCCCGCGATCCCGGGCCTGGACTCGTTCCCCGGCAAGGTCTTCCACTCGGCCCGCTGGGACCACGACTACGACCTGCGCGGCAAGCGGGTCGCCATGGTCGGCACCGGCGCCTCCGCGATCCAGATCGTGCCCGCCGTCCAGCCCGAGGTCGACCGGCTCACTCTCTTCCAGCGCACCCCGCCGTGGGTGATGCCCCGCGCCGACCGTGCCATAAGCGCCGCCGAGCGCCGGCTGCACCGCGCGCTGCCCTTCACCACCCGGGCCCGGCGCGGCCTCCTGTGGGGCATCCGGGAACTCCAGGTCCAGGCGTTCACCAAGCACCCCGACGAACTCGGGCTGGTGGAGAGCCTCGCCAAGCGCAACATGGCCCGCGCGATCAAGGACCCGGCGCTGCGCGCCAAGCTCACCCCCGACTACCGCATCGGCTGCAAGCGGATCCTGCTCTCCAGCACCTACTATCCGGCGCTGGCGCAGCCGAACGTGGACGTGGTGGCGAGCGGGCTCAGCGAGGTGCGCGGGTCGAAGGTCGTCGCCGCCGACGGCACCTCCGCCGAGGTCGACGCGATCATCTTCGGTACCGGCTTCCACGTCACCGACATGCCCATCGCCGAGCGGGTCGTCGGCGCCGACGGACGGACCCTCGCGGAGACCTGGAAGGGCGGCATGGAGGCGCTGCGCGGTGCCTCGGCCGCCGGCTTCCCCAACTGGATGACGATCATCGGGCCCAACACCGGCCTCGGGAACTCCTCCATGATCCTCATGATCGAGTCCCAGCTGAACTACATGGCCGACTACCTGCGCCAGCTCCGCGTCCTCGGCGGACGGGCCGCCCTGGACGCGCGCCCCGCCGCCGTGGCCGCCTGGAACCACACGGTGCAGGAGCGCATGAAGCGGACCGTATGGAACACCGGCGGCTGCACCAGCTGGTACCTCGACGCGAGCGGCCGCAACACCACCATCTGGCCCGGTACGACCACGGAGTTCCGGCGCGCGACCCAGCGGGTGGACCTCGCGGAGTACGACGTGATCCGCGCGCCCCTGCCGGGCGGCAGCGCCGGCGGCAGCGACATGGCCGGCGCGGAGGTGGGCGCATGA
- a CDS encoding exodeoxyribonuclease III, with product MCRYRALVLTVTSVNVNGLRAAAKKGFVEWLAETSADVLCLQEVRAEPQQLPEEVRAPGGWHVLHAPAAAKGRAGVSLYTRREPDRVRVGFGSDEFDASGRYVEADLPGVTVASLYLPSGEVGTERQDEKYRFMGEFLAHLKDLRERAAADGREVVVCGDWNIAHRQADLKNWRGNTKNAGFLPEERDWLGKVLDPADGGYVDVVRALHPDVEGPYTWWSYRGRAFDNDSGWRIDLAVATPGLAARAVKAVVERAAAHEERWSDHAPVTVTFEM from the coding sequence GTGTGCCGGTATCGTGCCCTGGTGCTGACTGTGACCTCGGTGAATGTGAACGGGCTGCGGGCCGCCGCGAAGAAGGGGTTCGTGGAGTGGCTCGCGGAGACCTCCGCGGACGTGCTCTGCCTCCAGGAGGTGCGCGCCGAGCCGCAGCAGCTCCCGGAGGAGGTGCGCGCGCCCGGCGGCTGGCACGTGCTGCACGCCCCCGCGGCCGCGAAGGGGCGCGCGGGTGTGTCCCTCTACACCCGGCGTGAGCCGGACCGGGTGCGCGTCGGCTTCGGCTCGGACGAGTTCGACGCGAGCGGGCGCTACGTCGAGGCCGACCTGCCCGGCGTCACCGTCGCCTCCCTCTATCTCCCCTCCGGCGAGGTCGGCACCGAGCGGCAGGACGAGAAGTACCGGTTCATGGGCGAGTTCCTGGCCCATCTGAAGGATCTGCGCGAGCGGGCCGCCGCCGACGGCCGCGAGGTCGTCGTCTGCGGCGACTGGAACATCGCCCACCGGCAGGCCGATCTGAAGAACTGGCGCGGCAACACCAAGAACGCCGGCTTCCTCCCGGAGGAACGGGACTGGCTCGGCAAGGTCCTCGATCCGGCCGACGGCGGATACGTCGACGTGGTACGCGCCCTGCACCCGGACGTCGAGGGGCCGTACACCTGGTGGTCGTACCGGGGGCGGGCCTTCGACAACGATTCGGGATGGCGCATCGATCTCGCCGTGGCGACCCCGGGGCTGGCCGCCCGCGCCGTGAAGGCGGTCGTGGAGCGCGCGGCCGCCCATGAGGAGCGGTGGTCGGATCACGCTCCGGTCACGGTGACCTTCGAGATGTGA
- a CDS encoding S41 family peptidase — translation MSYLRMPHLSGDLLCFVAEDDLWLTSLDAPGRAWRLTVDRTKTGHPRFSPDGRRIAYTSWRSLVPEIHLVDVGGGPGRQLTYWGSADTRVCGWTPEGDILAVASHGQPFSYFTWAYKVSPDGDPGRKLPWGPVADIQVTDIAGDRRTLLLTGTPPHEPAAWKRYRGGAMGRLWLHGQRLLEGIGGHLDSPMFVGGRIAFLSDHEGVGNLYSCAYDGSDLRRHTDHDAFYARHAASDGTRVVYQCAGDLWLVDDLGPDAAPRRLDVRLSGARAGRRPYQVPAAQHVDGVSVDETGRASAVVVRGSLYWLTHRDGPARTIADTPGVRVRLPEMLGSTGQIAYVTDAGGEDAVEIAQLPRATGARPSRRLACGKLGRVLELVSDPLGERLAVAAHDGRLLLIDATEEVGDVAEADGADAVDGVESIDGGDGDDGIDASGPVDIDPVDGADSDDVVTELIQSINGPVRDLAFSPDGSWLTWSHPGIGRSLRQIKMARISDRLVIDVTNGRFEDENPVFTRDGRYLAFLSWRGFDPVYDVHTGDLSFPLGCRPYLVPLSSATPSPFALNPDGRPAAGGLDPVEDEGPGEGGAVTVEVEGLESRVTPFPVTASKYSALYPVAGGGLVWLRWPISGALGETFVNPADTSGRPTLEYFNITKAKKSELVDHLDWFTVSGDGSRLVVVDEGELRAVPSTESGDGDTTVWIDLRRILHEVDPPAEWRQSYAEAGRLIRDYFWDPGMCGIDWDGVLDQYRPLVERVASPDDFADLLREVLGELGTSHAYVTPARRNEGPPHYQRFQGLLGANLVRRDGGWTVKRILPGDSSDSKARSPLAGTGIREGAVLTHIDGRPVDPVAGPFPLLAGAGATTVELTFAPGEGESGPSRRVAVIPLIDERPLRYQDWVAKRREVVREMSGGKCGYLHIPDMGGSGWAQFNRDLRMEVSRPALIVDVRGNAGGHISELVVDQLTRTILGWDLTRNAQPVSYASNAPRGPIVALADEATSSDGDMITAAIKLLKLGPVVGQRTWGGVVGMTGRHRLGDGTVITVPMNAAWFEDYGWSVENHGVAPDLEVLRTPMDWAEGRHVEMDDAIQLALDLLTDHPAAVPPDYSDVPDRSRPKLPPRSS, via the coding sequence GTGAGCTATCTGCGCATGCCGCATCTCAGTGGTGACCTGCTGTGCTTCGTGGCCGAGGACGACCTCTGGCTGACCTCGCTCGACGCCCCGGGCCGCGCGTGGCGGCTCACCGTCGACCGCACCAAGACCGGCCATCCGCGCTTCTCCCCCGATGGCCGCCGGATCGCGTACACGAGCTGGCGGAGCCTGGTGCCCGAGATCCATCTGGTCGACGTCGGCGGCGGCCCCGGCCGGCAGCTGACGTACTGGGGCAGCGCCGACACCCGGGTGTGCGGCTGGACGCCGGAGGGGGACATCCTGGCGGTCGCCTCGCACGGCCAGCCCTTCTCCTACTTCACCTGGGCCTACAAGGTCTCCCCCGACGGCGACCCGGGCCGCAAACTGCCCTGGGGGCCGGTCGCCGACATCCAGGTCACCGACATCGCCGGCGACCGAAGGACGCTGCTGCTCACCGGCACCCCGCCGCACGAGCCGGCCGCCTGGAAGCGCTACCGGGGCGGCGCCATGGGCCGGCTGTGGCTGCACGGGCAGCGGCTGCTCGAGGGCATCGGCGGCCACCTGGACTCCCCGATGTTCGTCGGCGGCCGGATCGCCTTCCTCTCCGACCACGAGGGCGTCGGCAACCTCTACTCCTGCGCCTACGACGGCTCCGACCTGCGCCGGCACACCGACCACGACGCCTTCTACGCCCGGCACGCCGCCAGCGACGGCACCAGGGTCGTGTACCAGTGCGCGGGCGACCTCTGGCTCGTCGACGACCTCGGCCCGGACGCCGCACCGCGCCGCCTCGACGTCCGCCTCTCCGGGGCCCGGGCCGGGCGCCGCCCGTACCAGGTGCCGGCCGCCCAGCACGTCGACGGCGTCTCCGTCGACGAGACCGGACGGGCCAGCGCCGTCGTGGTACGCGGCAGCCTGTACTGGCTCACCCACCGCGACGGACCGGCCCGCACCATCGCCGACACCCCGGGGGTTCGGGTGCGGCTCCCCGAGATGCTCGGCTCGACCGGGCAGATCGCCTACGTCACCGACGCCGGCGGCGAGGACGCCGTCGAGATCGCCCAGCTGCCCCGGGCGACCGGCGCCCGCCCATCGCGCCGCCTTGCCTGCGGAAAGCTGGGCCGGGTGCTCGAACTGGTCTCGGACCCCCTCGGCGAACGGCTGGCGGTGGCGGCACACGACGGCCGGCTGCTGCTCATCGACGCGACCGAGGAGGTGGGTGACGTCGCCGAAGCCGACGGAGCCGACGCCGTCGACGGTGTTGAGAGCATTGACGGAGGTGACGGTGATGACGGCATTGACGCTTCCGGTCCCGTCGACATCGACCCTGTCGACGGTGCGGACTCCGACGACGTGGTCACCGAGCTGATCCAGTCGATCAACGGGCCGGTCCGTGATCTGGCCTTCTCACCGGACGGGTCATGGCTGACCTGGTCGCATCCGGGTATCGGCCGTTCGCTGCGGCAGATCAAGATGGCCCGCATCAGCGACCGGCTCGTCATCGACGTCACCAACGGCCGCTTCGAGGACGAGAACCCGGTCTTCACCCGTGACGGCCGCTACCTCGCGTTCCTGTCCTGGCGCGGCTTCGACCCGGTGTACGACGTGCACACCGGCGACCTGTCGTTCCCGCTCGGCTGCCGCCCCTACCTGGTCCCGCTCTCCTCGGCGACCCCCTCCCCGTTCGCGCTCAACCCGGACGGGCGGCCGGCCGCCGGCGGCCTGGACCCCGTCGAGGACGAGGGCCCCGGCGAGGGCGGCGCGGTGACGGTCGAGGTGGAGGGGCTGGAGAGCCGGGTGACCCCGTTCCCGGTCACCGCCTCCAAGTACTCGGCGCTGTACCCGGTCGCGGGCGGCGGCCTGGTCTGGCTGCGCTGGCCGATCTCGGGCGCGCTGGGCGAGACCTTCGTCAACCCGGCCGACACCAGCGGGCGGCCGACCCTGGAGTACTTCAACATCACCAAGGCGAAGAAGTCCGAACTCGTGGACCACCTCGACTGGTTCACGGTCAGCGGCGACGGCAGCCGGCTGGTCGTGGTCGACGAGGGCGAGCTGCGGGCCGTGCCGTCGACCGAGTCCGGCGACGGCGACACGACCGTCTGGATCGACCTGCGCCGCATCCTGCACGAGGTCGACCCGCCCGCCGAGTGGCGCCAGTCGTACGCCGAGGCCGGCCGCCTCATCCGGGACTACTTCTGGGACCCCGGGATGTGCGGCATCGACTGGGACGGCGTGCTCGACCAGTACCGGCCCCTGGTCGAACGGGTCGCGTCCCCCGACGACTTCGCCGACCTCCTCCGCGAGGTCCTCGGCGAGCTGGGCACCTCGCACGCCTATGTCACCCCGGCCCGCCGCAACGAGGGCCCGCCGCACTACCAGCGCTTCCAGGGCCTGCTCGGCGCCAACCTCGTACGCCGGGACGGCGGCTGGACGGTCAAGCGGATCCTGCCCGGAGACTCCTCCGACTCCAAGGCGCGCTCCCCGCTCGCCGGCACCGGCATCCGGGAGGGCGCGGTCCTCACCCACATCGACGGCAGACCGGTGGACCCGGTGGCCGGACCGTTCCCGCTGCTCGCGGGGGCGGGGGCCACGACGGTGGAGCTGACGTTCGCCCCGGGCGAGGGCGAGTCGGGGCCGTCGCGCCGGGTCGCCGTCATCCCGTTGATCGACGAACGGCCGCTGCGCTACCAGGACTGGGTGGCCAAACGCCGTGAGGTGGTACGGGAGATGAGCGGCGGCAAGTGCGGCTACCTGCACATCCCGGACATGGGCGGCTCGGGCTGGGCCCAGTTCAACCGCGACCTGCGGATGGAGGTCTCCCGGCCGGCGCTCATCGTCGACGTGCGCGGCAACGCGGGCGGCCACATCAGCGAACTCGTCGTGGATCAGCTCACCCGGACCATCCTCGGCTGGGACCTGACGAGGAACGCCCAGCCGGTGTCGTACGCCTCCAACGCCCCGCGCGGTCCGATCGTCGCGCTGGCCGACGAGGCCACCTCCTCCGACGGCGACATGATCACGGCGGCGATCAAGCTGCTGAAGCTCGGCCCGGTCGTCGGCCAGCGCACCTGGGGCGGAGTCGTCGGCATGACCGGCCGCCACCGCCTGGGCGACGGCACGGTGATCACGGTGCCGATGAACGCGGCCTGGTTCGAGGACTACGGCTGGTCCGTCGAGAACCACGGCGTCGCCCCCGACCTGGAGGTCCTGCGCACCCCGATGGACTGGGCGGAGGGCCGCCACGTCGAGATGGACGACGCGATCCAACTGGCCCTGGACCTCCTCACCGACCACCCGGCAGCGGTCCCACCCGACTACAGCGACGTCCCCGACCGCTCCCGTCCCAAGCTTCCGCCACGGTCTTCCTGA
- a CDS encoding alpha/beta fold hydrolase: MSRLTHVTSGPYAPPAPAGELTVVSADGARLHVEVHGPEDAPPVVLAHGWTCSTAFWAAQIRELAVDHRVIAYDQRGHGRSPASPACTTQALADDLEAVLAGTLAREERAVIVGHSMGGMTVMAAAARPRFREHAAAVLLCSTGSSRLVAEALVLPLRAGGPRTWLTAHVLASRAPLGPVTPLALRILKYATMGPDSAPHMVEACARIVHACPRAVRHAWAHVLARLDLDHGVRELTAPTAVVTGTADRLTPPVHARALIAALPHPLGLTELPGVGHMTPVEAPELVNGKIRELVTAYVTGAPEEAGADGPERIKESS; encoded by the coding sequence ATGAGCCGGCTCACCCACGTGACCTCCGGGCCGTACGCGCCGCCCGCCCCCGCCGGCGAACTCACCGTCGTCTCCGCCGACGGCGCTCGCCTGCACGTCGAGGTGCACGGCCCCGAGGACGCGCCCCCCGTCGTCCTCGCCCACGGCTGGACCTGCTCGACCGCCTTCTGGGCGGCGCAGATCCGGGAACTGGCCGTCGACCACCGGGTGATCGCGTACGACCAGCGAGGGCACGGACGCAGTCCCGCGAGCCCCGCGTGCACCACCCAGGCGCTGGCGGACGACCTCGAAGCGGTGCTCGCGGGGACCCTCGCCCGCGAGGAGCGTGCCGTGATCGTCGGCCACTCCATGGGCGGCATGACCGTCATGGCGGCCGCCGCGCGCCCCCGCTTCCGCGAGCACGCCGCCGCCGTCCTGCTGTGCAGCACCGGCAGTTCGCGGCTGGTCGCGGAGGCGCTCGTCCTGCCGTTGCGGGCCGGCGGCCCGCGCACCTGGCTGACGGCGCATGTCCTGGCCTCGCGGGCCCCGCTGGGACCCGTCACGCCCCTGGCGCTGCGCATCCTCAAGTACGCGACCATGGGCCCGGATTCCGCCCCGCACATGGTCGAGGCGTGCGCGCGGATCGTGCACGCCTGCCCGCGCGCCGTGCGCCACGCGTGGGCGCACGTCCTCGCGCGGCTCGACCTCGACCACGGCGTACGGGAGTTGACGGCGCCCACCGCGGTCGTCACCGGCACGGCCGACCGGCTCACGCCCCCGGTGCACGCCCGCGCGCTGATCGCCGCGCTGCCGCACCCGCTCGGTCTCACCGAACTGCCGGGCGTGGGCCACATGACGCCGGTCGAGGCACCGGAGCTGGTCAACGGAAAGATCCGGGAACTGGTCACCGCGTACGTGACCGGCGCCCCTGAGGAAGCCGGCGCCGACGGGCCCGAGCGGATCAAGGAGAGCTCATGA
- a CDS encoding SDR family oxidoreductase encodes MSRVGLEGQVAVVTGAARGVGELLARKLSARGASVALVGLEEEALKEVSGRLHGDSAYWYADVTDHEAMSRVAREVKERFGKVDIVVANAGVANGGPFADSDPVAWRRVIEVNLIGSAVTARAFLPVLTESRGYLLQIASLAAITPAPMMTAYCASKAGVEAYAHSLRAEVGHQGVRVGVGYLSWTDTDMVRGADQDEVMRELRQRLPWPANKTYPLGPAVDRIVAGIERRSAHVYGQWWLRGMQGVRGYLPALIGTVGQREMKRFAPRLQGMRTGLVGAGGAADEDARATHRN; translated from the coding sequence ATGAGCAGGGTCGGTCTCGAAGGACAGGTCGCCGTCGTCACCGGAGCGGCGCGCGGGGTCGGGGAGTTGCTCGCCCGCAAGCTCTCCGCGCGCGGGGCGAGTGTCGCGCTGGTCGGGCTGGAGGAGGAGGCCCTCAAGGAGGTCTCCGGCCGGCTGCACGGCGACAGCGCGTACTGGTACGCCGACGTCACCGACCACGAGGCGATGAGCCGGGTCGCGCGGGAGGTCAAGGAGCGGTTCGGGAAGGTCGACATCGTGGTGGCCAACGCCGGGGTGGCGAACGGCGGTCCGTTCGCCGACTCCGACCCGGTGGCCTGGCGGCGGGTGATCGAGGTCAACCTGATCGGCTCGGCGGTGACGGCGCGCGCGTTCCTGCCGGTGCTCACCGAGAGCCGCGGCTATCTGCTGCAGATCGCGTCGCTGGCCGCGATCACGCCGGCGCCGATGATGACGGCGTACTGCGCGTCCAAGGCGGGCGTGGAGGCGTACGCGCACAGCCTGCGTGCCGAGGTCGGCCACCAGGGCGTGCGGGTCGGGGTCGGGTACCTGTCCTGGACGGACACCGACATGGTGCGCGGCGCCGACCAGGACGAGGTGATGCGGGAGTTGCGGCAGCGGCTGCCGTGGCCGGCGAACAAGACGTACCCGCTGGGCCCGGCCGTGGACCGGATCGTGGCGGGCATCGAGCGGCGCTCGGCGCACGTGTACGGGCAGTGGTGGCTGCGGGGCATGCAGGGCGTGCGCGGGTACCTGCCGGCGCTGATCGGCACGGTCGGGCAACGCGAGATGAAGCGGTTCGCGCCCCGGCTGCAGGGCATGCGTACGGGGCTCGTCGGTGCAGGTGGGGCGGCCGACGAGGACGCGCGCGCTACGCACCGTAACTGA
- a CDS encoding GNAT family N-acetyltransferase → MNIRPVAFDHPDAVKLNDEVQAEYQLRYGDGGDATVLDTADFAPPNGIYLIAYDESDRPVATGGWRSQDANGEGNLDGDAELKRMFVIESMRGRGLARRMLTALEADARAAGRLRMVLETGTKQPEAIALYTSSGYEPCVKFGYYRHHDASRCFAKALQPDPPAGR, encoded by the coding sequence ATGAATATACGTCCGGTCGCCTTCGACCACCCCGACGCCGTCAAGCTGAACGACGAGGTCCAGGCCGAGTACCAGCTGCGCTACGGCGACGGCGGCGACGCCACCGTCCTCGACACGGCCGACTTCGCACCGCCGAACGGCATCTACCTGATCGCCTACGACGAGTCCGACCGCCCGGTGGCCACCGGCGGCTGGCGCAGCCAGGACGCGAACGGCGAGGGCAACCTGGACGGCGACGCCGAGCTCAAGCGCATGTTCGTCATCGAGTCGATGCGCGGCCGCGGCCTCGCCCGCCGCATGCTCACCGCCCTGGAGGCCGACGCCCGCGCGGCAGGCCGCCTCCGCATGGTCCTGGAGACCGGCACCAAGCAGCCGGAGGCCATCGCCCTGTACACCTCCAGCGGCTACGAACCGTGCGTCAAGTTCGGCTACTACCGCCACCACGACGCCAGCCGGTGCTTCGCGAAGGCCCTGCAGCCGGATCCGCCGGCCGGCCGGTAG
- a CDS encoding MerR family transcriptional regulator, whose amino-acid sequence MEELATLAGITVRTLRFYRERKLIRPPRREGRIAWYDDHHLARLRTISALLERGHTLNGIAELAEALDQGRNVADLVGVDTPTEEEPVRLTPEELAARFEGEVTPENLAAAMDLGYLGTDGDDIVHISRRLLDASEALVREGFPLAEVLAAGRSVREHADALAELFADLVLRHGPEEDMERLRPLARSVVEAEVSLALDRRLRKRA is encoded by the coding sequence ATGGAGGAACTGGCCACCCTGGCCGGCATCACCGTGCGCACCCTGCGCTTCTACCGCGAGCGCAAGCTGATCCGGCCACCCCGCCGCGAGGGCCGCATCGCCTGGTACGACGACCACCACCTGGCCCGGCTGCGCACGATCTCGGCGCTCCTGGAACGCGGGCACACCCTGAACGGCATCGCGGAGCTCGCCGAAGCCCTCGACCAGGGCCGCAACGTCGCCGACCTGGTCGGCGTCGACACCCCCACCGAGGAGGAGCCGGTCCGCCTCACCCCCGAGGAACTCGCCGCCCGCTTCGAGGGCGAGGTCACCCCGGAGAACCTCGCCGCCGCCATGGACCTCGGCTACCTCGGCACCGACGGCGACGACATCGTCCACATCAGCCGCCGCCTGCTGGACGCCTCCGAGGCCCTGGTCCGCGAGGGTTTCCCGCTCGCCGAGGTCCTGGCCGCCGGCCGCAGCGTCCGCGAACACGCCGACGCCCTCGCCGAACTCTTCGCCGACCTCGTCCTGCGCCACGGCCCCGAGGAGGACATGGAACGCCTGCGCCCCCTGGCCCGCAGCGTGGTGGAGGCAGAGGTGTCCCTGGCCCTGGACCGCAGGCTCCGCAAGCGGGCCTGA